TCCCATCAGCTGATAGGATCTTAAAAATCGGATCAGCATGGTCTGTCCGTTTTCAAGGCGCTTGAATACCTTTGATTTTCCCTCGGCATAGAGGTACAACAATGTACACTCTTCTCCTTCCCGGAAGATGTATTCTCTTGGCGAAAAAATGCAGATTTTTATGGTTTCTACTGTCTCTTTTGACAGAATCTTTGCCCAGTGAATGGCGTTAAGGAGCCTGTCAATTTCATCCCGGCTGTTGGAAGTTTGCATATATTCTCCTGAAATCATATAGAAAATCTGAGTTTAAGACATATGTCCTAATGGAAGAATAAGCCTTTGTGCCATGATGAGGCAAGGAGGAACAATCTTGTATCCACTTTTATCCATTGGTTTGGGTGCTCTGATTGCCCTTATGATCACTCTCAACTCCCAGCTGGCATCGTTGATGGGGATTATCCCGGCATCCCTGGTATTACACCTGGTAGGGTTAGGAACTATTACTGCCGTTATTGCCTTGAGGGATCAGGTTGGTTCAGGGAAAAGAGTTCCCCTCTTCCTCCGTCTGGGCGGTCTTGTGGGAGTAGGGCTGACTCTTTTTAATATTATCTGTTTCCAGGCCATCGGGGCATCTCTTACCATCGCCCTGGGAATTCTGGGGCAGACTCTAGCCGGACAGATTGTGGATATCACAGGCTTTCTCGGGATGGAAAAGCACCCTTTTCATAAGGGAAAGCTCGCTGGTTGGATTCTGATTCTGTTGGGAGTTCAATTGATGGCAGGCGGTTCCAGCGGACAGGGACTCTATGTGCTTCTGGCCTTTATGGCGGGTACAATGGTGATGCTTTCGTCTGTGTTAAATGCACAACTGGCGCAAAAGATCGGGATTTTCCGGGCTACCCGTAATAACTTTATCATGGGTCTTGCCGGCCTGATTGTTCTTCTCTTTTTCTTCTGGACCGGCCCTGAACCTTTTTACCTGATACCCCGAATTCATCCCTTTATCCTTGCGGGAGGTGGTGTTTTCGCCGTTCTGGTTGTCTCTGGTATGAATCTGATATTGCCAAAAATCCCGACTGTATACAGCACCATCCTCATTTTTTCAGGTCAGATTTCTACGGGGCTGATTGTGGATTATTTTCTATATGGACAATTTTCAGTTGAGAAGGCGGTAGGAGCCCTGGTAATACTCCTGGGGCTGGCTGTGAAAACCCTGATAGACCGGCATGTCGCTGCATCCTTGATGGAGGCTTCTTCTCTGATTAAAACAACACTTGTCCCTGATAAAAAAATAGATATATAATTGTATATGCATGTCCCGTCAAAGAGATTCACCCAGTCAATACTGATCACTATTATCGCTGTTTCATTTATTGGGATCAGTCTTTTCTCCTACTATAGTGCCCGATCTTCCATGAGGAAGGAAATCCTTCACTCTTCTCTCCCTCTGCTCAGTGA
This is a stretch of genomic DNA from Oceanispirochaeta sp.. It encodes these proteins:
- a CDS encoding DMT family transporter is translated as MYPLLSIGLGALIALMITLNSQLASLMGIIPASLVLHLVGLGTITAVIALRDQVGSGKRVPLFLRLGGLVGVGLTLFNIICFQAIGASLTIALGILGQTLAGQIVDITGFLGMEKHPFHKGKLAGWILILLGVQLMAGGSSGQGLYVLLAFMAGTMVMLSSVLNAQLAQKIGIFRATRNNFIMGLAGLIVLLFFFWTGPEPFYLIPRIHPFILAGGGVFAVLVVSGMNLILPKIPTVYSTILIFSGQISTGLIVDYFLYGQFSVEKAVGALVILLGLAVKTLIDRHVAASLMEASSLIKTTLVPDKKIDI